In one Bacillus sp. PK3_68 genomic region, the following are encoded:
- a CDS encoding DUF5063 domain-containing protein, whose amino-acid sequence MKNEDVRSFLSSANHYCTLIDSLTCIEERSIEKLLVALLDLYLKAQQLPDVEPDNIKALQVEISLPKIDFGKYEYYWEVFDLYKLDEPECGSLSDDILDIYKDLKEGIILFEQEMTNEAIWHWKFHFEAHWGSHTVNALRALHSVKNDLI is encoded by the coding sequence ATGAAAAATGAGGATGTAAGGAGTTTCCTTTCCTCGGCTAATCATTATTGTACTTTAATTGATTCATTAACTTGTATTGAGGAAAGAAGTATAGAAAAACTTCTGGTTGCCCTTTTAGACTTATACTTAAAGGCACAGCAACTTCCTGATGTTGAACCTGATAATATAAAAGCACTACAAGTAGAAATTTCTTTACCCAAGATTGATTTCGGTAAATATGAATATTACTGGGAAGTATTTGACCTTTATAAATTAGATGAGCCAGAATGCGGAAGCTTATCAGATGATATTTTAGATATTTATAAAGACCTTAAAGAAGGGATCATATTGTTCGAGCAAGAAATGACTAACGAAGCAATTTGGCATTGGAAATTTCATTTTGAAGCTCACTGGGGTTCACACACAGTAAATGCTTTACGTGCTTTGCATTCAGTAAAGAACGATTTAATTTAA